One Streptomyces mobaraensis NBRC 13819 = DSM 40847 DNA segment encodes these proteins:
- a CDS encoding DMT family transporter, with the protein MSTVTPRPPTAAPARDTDPSPSRASSRASSRPSALSAVDWRVRFGALALVWGFSFLFIRLGTDGYAPLFVSLGRMLFGTAVLAAALLAKRERLPRAARTWAHLTVAAFLLNALPFSLFAYSELRIPSSLAGICNATTPLWGMVFSLVALSEDRPTRRRFAGLLLGFAGVLVVLGAWNGFSGQDPWGTVMALTASASYAIGWIYVRRTLSGTGDSHLSLSTGQLLVGTAQLAVVAPLAAPLPSAFHPVSLLAIAALGALGTGIAMLVQYGLVAEVGPTTAALSTYFIPVVATAAGAALLGEELTWNTPVGALIVLAGAALTQSRATSRDRAAHPTTTATQERDVT; encoded by the coding sequence ATGAGCACCGTCACCCCACGTCCCCCCACGGCCGCGCCCGCCCGCGACACCGACCCGTCCCCATCCCGCGCTTCCTCCCGCGCCTCCTCCCGCCCCTCCGCCCTCTCCGCCGTCGACTGGCGCGTCCGGTTCGGCGCGCTGGCCCTCGTCTGGGGCTTCAGCTTCCTGTTCATCCGGCTGGGGACCGACGGGTACGCCCCGCTCTTCGTCTCCCTGGGCCGCATGCTGTTCGGTACGGCGGTGCTCGCCGCGGCCCTGCTCGCCAAGCGGGAGCGGCTGCCCCGCGCGGCGCGGACCTGGGCGCACCTGACGGTGGCGGCGTTCCTCCTCAACGCGCTGCCCTTCTCCCTGTTCGCCTACTCCGAGCTGCGCATCCCCTCCTCGCTGGCCGGCATCTGCAACGCCACCACGCCCCTGTGGGGCATGGTGTTCTCCCTGGTGGCGCTGTCGGAGGACCGTCCGACCCGGCGCCGGTTCGCGGGGCTGCTCCTGGGCTTCGCGGGAGTGCTCGTGGTGCTGGGCGCCTGGAACGGGTTCTCCGGGCAGGACCCGTGGGGCACCGTCATGGCGCTGACGGCCTCGGCCAGTTACGCGATCGGCTGGATCTACGTGCGGCGCACGCTGTCCGGCACGGGCGACTCGCACCTGTCCCTGTCCACCGGCCAGCTGCTGGTGGGCACCGCGCAACTCGCCGTCGTCGCCCCGCTGGCCGCGCCCCTGCCGTCCGCCTTCCACCCGGTGTCGCTGCTGGCGATCGCCGCGCTCGGCGCGCTGGGCACCGGGATCGCCATGCTCGTCCAGTACGGGCTGGTGGCCGAGGTGGGCCCCACCACGGCGGCCCTGAGCACCTACTTCATCCCCGTGGTGGCGACGGCGGCCGGAGCCGCGCTGCTCGGCGAGGAGCTGACCTGGAACACCCCGGTCGGCGCCCTGATCGTGCTGGCCGGCGCGGCCTTGACCCAGTCCCGGGCCACCTCGCGGGACAGAGCCGCCCACCCCACCACGACAGCCACACAGGAGCGCGACGTCACGTAG